A stretch of the Capsicum annuum cultivar UCD-10X-F1 chromosome 8, UCD10Xv1.1, whole genome shotgun sequence genome encodes the following:
- the LOC107879073 gene encoding uncharacterized protein LOC107879073 gives MEKNEAKGEKSLVLQSTKIDPDEDDTEVAYLAKRIVSAMKKSSQFQRSGSSNKRESNVEVCHKCKSSEHFIKDCPLHKMDYQDYLKTIGEKEKNRDQRMKEKEVTLSDIKENLDNYTARKIKGFANVLIDSICELTAEKNALEEKNK, from the exons ATGGAGAAGAATGAAGCAAAAGGGGAAAAATCCTTAGTATTACAATCTACCAAAATTGATCCAGATGAAGATGACACTGAGgttgcctatttggcaaaaagaATTGTTAGTGCTATGAAGAAGAGTAGTCAGTTCCAAAGGAGTGGAAGCAGCAACAAAAGAGAAAGCAATGTTGAGGTTTGTCATAAATGTAAAAGTtctgagcatttcattaaggattgtccCTTACACAAAATGGATTATCAGGATTACCTCAAGACTAttggtgaaaaagaaaagaacagggaccag AGGATGAAAGAAAAGGAGGTTACTCTTTCTGATATTAAGGAGAATCTTGATAATTATACTGCTAGGAAGATAAAAGGTTTTGCTAATGTCTTGATTGACTCTATATGTGAACTGACTGCTGAGAAGAATGCcttggaagaaaaaaataaataa